Genomic window (Erythrolamprus reginae isolate rEryReg1 chromosome 3, rEryReg1.hap1, whole genome shotgun sequence):
gacagtcgctgcccagagcgaagggagcgtttcttttctctgggcgttggcagaggtttattccctctccaagcgcccagacaaagaaaaatgctttgttcgctctggactgccaaagcctccttaagcaccaccaaaaggctcctctggaagcccagaaatgagcaagatggccgggattaaagggggaatggcaggaaactggcatgccttcgctctcaaatttcctgggaaatttttccaggttcaggttcttaagtagaaaaaagttcttaagaggagaaaaaatcttgaacacccggttcttatctagaaaagttcttaagtagaggagttcttaagtagagctccCACTGTATATTGAAGTAATTGCCACTGAATTCATTGTCACTGAACTCATATTATCACAATTGTCAATGTCAGCTTgccataagcaaagtcaatgaggaagccagcaggaagtcaaAAGTTGCCTTCATGTGAGtgtctcacttaataacagaCAAGGTCCTACTTAATGATAACAAGGGGGGTTGTTGTAATTATCACCACTCAGTTCCATGGGTTGTATGTCACAAAGGAGTTCCTGCTCCCAATTGCTTATAcctcttaaattattttttcttgattaaaataaCTCATTCTTAGTGTAAAACAATCATTACCTCAATACATGAGCTATGCATCATGCCTGAGTACATTTTGAAAGTTATGTTGCCAGGGTTTAACATTTTCTTTAGTGTTTCAGAAGTCACACTTCCAAACATTAAAGGAACCAAAGGATCACTGTCACCATGGCACTGGAGAATAGAAATGTCTTTGTTGATGCAATTGATGGAATCCTAGAAAAAATGTTACAAAAAGTCACGTTGAGAGTAAAGCATATTACACAAGCTGTTTATTTGTTAtatgttcatatttttatttcagtctacctctatttttatttcagtcCCCATCCCATTTACCTACATAATCATATAATATGGAATGCTACGTAGAGACAATATTTGGTTGGTATCATTTACTAAGTTTTGTGACCAAATAAGAATTCAAATTTCAGGTTCTTTACCCAGGACTTTACATTTGTTGTTTTTGAAATTTTTTGGAATCTTATCTTTGATTTTCTGGCACACAGTGGGATTTATTAGTCCCTTTAAAGTTACTGCAGCATTATttgtaaaacaaaataaacaacaataaGAATTATTATTAACCATTTGTAAACTGTCCAAAATTGCTGGCAATCAgacagcatataaattttaataaattattatggttCATCACAGTCAGCCAAATGTTTCCGAtgtatttggcatttttatcaatCTACAAAGTCTTTTCCAAGGGCCTGAGATAGGCAGTTGTTGATGTTCGTTGCAGGATGTAATCTATTCCAAAGCTACCTTTTGCAACTGATCAATGATGATTTTGTTAATGCCAATGGTATTCAAGTgctgctccagttgttttgggattgcaccaaaggtgcctattactattgctattacttttgctttctttttccacattctatttctattttcaggtctttttattttgtgatttttctccagttctttctaatCTGCTGCCTTCAAGTACACCCACTATCCAGACTTCCTATTTACTCAGTATTCCAACATTTCATTTAAAGTCATTCAATATATTGTGTTCATGAAATGCTGGTtatatttttccatatttatcCAACAAAGGAGAGGATCTTAAAGATGCTGTTAAAATGCTATTAGGAACGTATATTTGatactataaataaaaaaaatattttttttatgaaaCCAATACTACCTGTGGAAATGAAGTCCGCAGTGGAAGCCAACAGCTGAGTGCTATAACACCCCCTATCTTCTGTTGTGTTGTAAGAGCAGTATATAAAGATAAAGCTCCTCCCTAATAAAAACCAAGGTAAAGTCCATTAGTAGAGCTTTAATCAAATACTGAACAAACACAATTTACTTTCAAAAACATGAAtttcaattatatttattttataatatttaagaAACTAGTCAAAACATTTATAACGCAGTAGCATTAGTTGTTGGATTTTCACATTGACtagtttaaaaatatagaaacacttgCCAGCAATACATTTCTATCTCTTACACGATTAACTTTTGTCAATCGTGTATCACTTCCAAACTTCTTTTGTTAACTATGAAGCATTTGTTATGCAACTGATATGTCTTATAAGAATTTTAAAGGACATTAAGAATTTATGGCTGTAGTCAAGTCAATATTTATCTGACTTCTGAGTGCAAACTGTAAAACTGTGAACCTTTGTTTAAAGGAGAACTATCTTTGCTTAACCCAATTCATAAGGTATTTGAATGTAAATCATTTTATATGCCCtatatatgtattatattatCCCTTGCACAATTTCTTGTTCATGTTCATTTAAGAAGCCAGTGCTTGATTTGAACATGGAATTAGGTTATTAACTGGAAATCTAACAATACTATTTGTGTCCCAAAAATGTCAGACAAATAAGACAGAATTATTTTAGTTCTGCTATACTGTACAAGAAAGATTTATCAAGTAAAAAGcattgttgttctgttctgttctattcttcatttGTTATGAACTAtgcaaaatatattttggatAATACAAAATTACCAGtatgataaaaacaataataatttatatgtCACCTCTCTCCCGGTGACTATACATATATGTGGAAACTTCTGTTTTAGTATTTGTATTGGTCTGAACATCGTTATTCATTCTGTACTCTGAAGGGAAAAAGAAATTTAAACAAGCATATCAAACCTTGCCAGTAAAACTGGATTGTATTCATGCTGCTACAAACTAAATACCTACAATAAGAAAGCATGGACCTAAATAACACCTGAAAAGGTATTTGGGAACTTTTTGTGGAATCAATATTGTAGAATCAATACAAACTAAATACCTACAATAAGCACGGACCTAAATCACTAAAGGTGTTTGGGAACTTTTTGTAGAATCAATATGGTTAAAAGAATAACTTGAAATCCAAATAATCAGTTGTTACAATAGATTTGCCATACTGGTAGTTTTCATAGAATTGGAATTTTTATATCAGTATTACCTGAGAAAATCCTCCCAAAATTATTCTGTTTGAAGGTATTCCATTCTTTACTTCTTGTTCTATAATTGTATTCACTGAAAGAAAGAACTGAATGTTAATTATGTTTATAATAGAAAGATATTATGGATACAATACTTATTTAATGATTATTTAGTTCCCTCCACTTTGGACTTTTCACTTTAGGGTGGGTAGAGGTTGAcatattaatttttattgtttactattctattttcttatttaaTTTTGGAACTATACAGATTCCATTATTTTAGCATGAAGCCTACAGAAAATAATTGACTATATTTATGCAATAATTACTTAATATTAAATGTGTACTTTAAATTATGATAAATTTCATTTTTAGGAAGCACTTAATTGACTGTATTACAATGTATTTTATTATAACcataaaaatacattatttttttgtGTGTAAAAATAAGTgatacaacagtgtgtgtgtatcTTATTGAGGCAAAGGATCAACTTGAAACAGAAGACTCTAGGGTTAAAGCAATGGTGAAAGAATCCaagaaatataaatgaaaaaatattcaTAGTTATTCTTTAAAAAACCATCAGTCTTTATGGAGAATTTCTTTAGAATATGTTATTCTAAACAGTTGATAAAATTTACAGGCAACACAAAGCATTATTAAATCTATCAATATCTCAATATCTATCAATATCTCAAGGCTCTGCTACAAATCATGGCAAtgcttatttagttagttatttaattATGATAATAATTTAGAAAGGGCATATTTAGACTCACCATATAATTCCAACATTTTATTtcagaaatcaaataaatgatatacaatacctctacttaagaacttaattttttccatgactaggttcttaagtagaaatgttcttaagaataagcaatttttcccataggaatcaatgtaaaagcaaataatgcatgcaaacccattaggaaagaaataaaatatcagaATTTAGTTGGGAagacgaggaggaagaagaggaggacagtcactgccaaaggaagaaggtgaggtgaggggaatcaaaaaaatccaaaactttaaggcttaaaaaaaagagactcTGAGACGGCCAGGAGTATgggcctccaatacacccggcatgaggctgcgtcctatatagtttatagttatagcTATCTGCTGCCTCtaccttcccatgctgaaggactcccctctcctctcgctcgctttgtagccaacgcctttcctttgctgtagtgactcctcggctgcccagtgCAAAGggactatttcttttttctggccactggcagaggtttattccctctccaagcgcccagagaaaggaaaatgcttcgtttgtcctggactgccaaagcttccttaagcgccattgaaaggttcctctggcagcccagaaaagcctgagatggctgggattaaagggggaatggcaagaaactggccgggcctttgtgccgctctcaaatttcctgggaaatatttcctggctcagattcttaagtagaaaatggttcttcgaagaggcaaaaaaatcttgaacacctggttcttatctagaaatgttcttaagtagaggcgttcttaagtagtgaTACCACTGTTGAATCTAATGGCAGGGTTTTGTCAGTCACACATCTGCTTCTACAAGTAATTCTTAATCTCTCCCCCCAAAATGCACTCAAGTTTCTCCAGAGCATACAGGGGATCAAAGGAACAGATTGATAAGAAATCTTGTTAAGTAAGCACAGCACAAACCAAAATTCCCATCAATACTACTGGCCCATTAGTATAATAGTTCTTCAGCTGCAATAATTTACACAAGAATTGTTTAGATTGTGTTCAACAGAATACTAGGGTTGAGCAAGAACTTTCTGGGATTCTGTAAATACGGTCCCAATTTTCAATCACAGCAGAAAAAGAAAGGCTGATATTTATATGACACCCCCTCACCCTCAATTTGTACATTACTTGTGTGTGTATATTTAAAAGGCAGGCAGTATTGGCTCTAGGGAATTCTTGATCTTAGAACAAAGTT
Coding sequences:
- the LYPLA1 gene encoding acyl-protein thioesterase 1 isoform X2; its protein translation is MRKPIMPVSLNMNMAMPSWFNIYGLAPDSQEDEAGIKQASENVNTIIEQEVKNGIPSNRIILGGFSQGGALSLYTALTTQQKIGGVIALSCWLPLRTSFPQDSINCINKDISILQCHGDSDPLVPLMFGSVTSETLKKMLNPGNITFKMYSGMMHSSCIEEMMDVKEFIDKNLPPID
- the LYPLA1 gene encoding acyl-protein thioesterase 1 isoform X1; its protein translation is MCGNTMSAPLPAIVPAAKKATAAVIFLHGLGDTGHGWAEAFTGIRSPHVKYICPHAPIMPVSLNMNMAMPSWFNIYGLAPDSQEDEAGIKQASENVNTIIEQEVKNGIPSNRIILGGFSQGGALSLYTALTTQQKIGGVIALSCWLPLRTSFPQDSINCINKDISILQCHGDSDPLVPLMFGSVTSETLKKMLNPGNITFKMYSGMMHSSCIEEMMDVKEFIDKNLPPID